A window from Amblyomma americanum isolate KBUSLIRL-KWMA chromosome 7, ASM5285725v1, whole genome shotgun sequence encodes these proteins:
- the LOC144097585 gene encoding uncharacterized protein LOC144097585 isoform X1 — translation MRRIGRANFDNVLVLPLCEVAAWFANQELLVNFYDTEQKVELVHRAFCFSKTFVVTGDALLHRFSETTLPADLRPQARALILYVRQSPHGRLLRWKFYDENLTVLHDWNSTSVALQYFEVPGGEDYDGSSGTDFWADERMAID, via the exons ATGCGCAGGATCGGCCGGGCAAACTTCGACAATGTACTGGTTCTGCCACTTTGTGAG GTGGCGGCATGGTTTGCTAACCAGGAGCTGCTGGTCAACTTCTACGACACCGAGCAGAAGGTGGAGCTCGTACACCGCGCGTTTTGCTTCAGCAAAACTTTCGTCGTTACTGGCGACGCCCTGCTTCACAG GTTCAGCGAGACAACACTTCCTGCCGATCTTCGACCTCAAGCCCGGGCACTGATTTTATACGTTCGTCAGTCTCCGCATGGGCGCCTTCTTCGCTGGAAGTTTTATGATGAGAACCTCACAGTGCTCCACGACTGGAACTCCACATCTGTTGCGCTGCAGTACTTCGAGGTACCGGGAGGAGAGGACTACGACGGCAGTTCAG gGACCGATTTCTGGGCTGACGAACGTATGGCCATCGATTGA
- the LOC144097585 gene encoding uncharacterized protein LOC144097585 isoform X2, with product MRQPRTQRGKIFSTSVRKKAKRLAERFGCAGSAGQTSTMYWFCHFVRFSETTLPADLRPQARALILYVRQSPHGRLLRWKFYDENLTVLHDWNSTSVALQYFEVPGGEDYDGSSGTDFWADERMAID from the exons ATGCGACAACCGAGGACGCAGCGGGGAAAGATTTTTTCTACTTCCGTGCGGAAAAAAGCTAAGCGGCTCGCCGAAAGGTTTGGATGCGCAGGATCGGCCGGGCAAACTTCGACAATGTACTGGTTCTGCCACTTTGTGAG GTTCAGCGAGACAACACTTCCTGCCGATCTTCGACCTCAAGCCCGGGCACTGATTTTATACGTTCGTCAGTCTCCGCATGGGCGCCTTCTTCGCTGGAAGTTTTATGATGAGAACCTCACAGTGCTCCACGACTGGAACTCCACATCTGTTGCGCTGCAGTACTTCGAGGTACCGGGAGGAGAGGACTACGACGGCAGTTCAG gGACCGATTTCTGGGCTGACGAACGTATGGCCATCGATTGA
- the LOC144097584 gene encoding endothelin-converting enzyme 1-like has product MGESLVANWQLAARASFMNPSSRRLSKVVQELGLYVLHTDTTEPDVSLLPYPFSFPFFNHGATDVLNYAGTGSRVAEALSRLFLWAYFTSPEARPAFTNQFHCMVNATFNKIDQKSYAPYLEPLSLQTALYAFRARNAATDVRVRGLEFLTPEQLFFVAACYVRCVRASGPPGFTDGQCDKAFRHVAEFADAFQCAPVTHMNPSHRCRLL; this is encoded by the exons ATGGGCGAGTCGCTGGTGGCCAACTGGCAACTCGCCGCTCGAGCTTCGTTCATGAACCCGTCTTCCCGGCGTCTGTCCAAGGTCGTCCAGGAGCTGGGACTTTACGTACTCCACACCGACACGACGGAACCCGATGTGTCCCTGCTGCCGTACCCCTTCAGCTTCCCGTTCTTCAATCATGGAGCCACTGACGTGCTCAACTACGCCGGGACCGGCAGTCGCGTGGCGGAAGCGCTCAGCCGGCTCTTCCTCTGGGCCTACTTTACATCTCCGGAGGCACGACCCGCCTTCACGAACCAATTTCATTGTATGGTGAACGCCACATTCAACAAG ATCGACCAGAAGTCATACGCGCCTTACCTGGAGCCCCTCTCTCTACAGACTGCTCTGTACGCGTTCCGGGCGCGCAACGCCGCGACGGACGTGCGTGTCCGGGGCCTCGAGTTCCTGACcccagagcagctcttcttcgtGGCCGCGTGTTACGTGCGCTGTGTGAGGGCCAGCGGACCTCCGGGCTTCACCGACGGGCAGTGCGACAAGGCGTTTCGGCACGTCGCCGAGTTTGCCGATGCGTTCCAATGTGCGCCAGTCACGCACATGAACCCCTCGCACCGTTGCCGTCTTTTGTGA